A region of Pempheris klunzingeri isolate RE-2024b chromosome 15, fPemKlu1.hap1, whole genome shotgun sequence DNA encodes the following proteins:
- the sugp1 gene encoding SURP and G-patch domain-containing protein 1 isoform X2, producing MESSDAGRGGWKSKLVQPQKNKTNMNILRQEKLIAQKKKEIEARMAEQAKNHVQPTSKPLPPSSPSLQGSSSNKFANDGSFLQQFMKMQKDKPNNMSGSSRDTKTPSTPTSSPGGSAQQKKSILVGKRPGLGVSSMLSQFKSYAQSKKNPVLNQRPSVFCSPDDEDEEDEADYSKFLDMKVSPPEDTDTRLIIDKMASFVAEGGPELERKAREDYKDNPVFSFLYDKSSMEYLYFKNRVAKMRKDLLRPENASDNVSPPVDVETQLMAEKLARFVAEGGPDMEAIAAERNRDNPAFSFLCDHQNPAHRFYKERLREYRAAASRSSSPPAAESRTDLQRPAAPPLAGFSAPLNLTSVPHVQEAETPPVKRKRKSRWGSEDDKVELPIPPIIVPQEINVPDPNTPSLSAQELRGLGYKKGKPLGLVGVTELSEDQKKQLKEQQEMQEMYDMIMKHKRAMAEMQMMWEKAIREHQQEYDSDEEVDQQAGTWEHRFRKMEMEKTREWAESLTEMGKGKHFIGDFLPPEELEKFMETFKALKEGRDPDYSEYKEFKLTVENLGFRMLMKMGWKEGEGLGSEGQGIKAPVNKGVTAVNGGGFGVDRPAELTKNDDEYDAFRKRMMLAYRFRPNPLNNPRRPYY from the exons ATGGAGTCCAGCGATGCAG ggagaggaggatggaagTCAAAGCTTGTCCagccacagaaaaacaagacaaacatgaaTATTCTCCGTCAAGAGAAACTGATAGctcagaaaaagaaggagaTTGAGGCCAGGATGGCAGAGCAAGCAAAAAATCATGTGCAACCCACAAGCAAACCCCTGCCTCCAAG TTCTCCCAGTCTTCAAGGATCTTCCTCAAACAAATTTGCGAATGATGGAAGCTTCTTACAGCAGTTCATGAAGATGCAAAAAGATAAACCCAACAATATGTCTG GTTCAAGTAGGGATACCAAAACTCCCTCAACCCCAACTTCATCACCAGGAGGAAGCGCACAGCAAAAAAAGAGCATCCTTGTTGGCAAACGGCCTGGCCTTGGAGTCAGTAGCATGCTTAGTCAGTTCAAGAGCTACGCACAGTCCAAGAAGAATCCAGTTCTCAACCAGAGGCCAAGTGTATTTTGTTCTCcggatgatgaagatgaggaagacGAGGCTGATTACTCCAAATTCTTAGATATGAAAG TCTCTCCCCCAGAGGATACAGACACCAGACTCATTATTGACAAGATGGCCTCCTTTGTGGCGGAGGGAGGACCTGAGCTAGAGAGAAAGGCCAGGGAAGACTACAAGGACAATCCTGTTTTTTC ATTTTTATATGATAAGAGCAGCATGGAGTATCTCTACTTCAAAAACAGAGTTGCAAAAATGAGAAAGGATTTACTGAGACCTGAGAATGCATCTGATAATG TCTCCCCCCCAGTGGACGTGGAAACCCAGCTGATGGCTGAGAAGCTGGCCCGGTTTGTGGCGGAGGGTGGACCCGACATGGAAGCCATCGCTGCTGAGCGCAACCGAGACAATCCTGCCTTCAG CTTTTTATGTGACCACCAAAATCCAGCCCACCGCTTCTACAAAGAGAGATTACGGGAGTATCGTGCCGCAGCCTCTCGGAGCTCATCACCTCCGGCAGCAGAGTCGAGGACAGACCTTCAGCGACCAGCTGCACCGCCGTTAGCAGGATTCTCTGCACCGCTGAACCTTACTTCTGTCCCCCACGTTCAGGAGGCAGAAACTCCACCTGTCAAacggaagaggaagagcagatgGGGGTCTGAGGATGACAAAGTCGAGTTGCCCATTCCTCCCATCATCGTTCCTCAGGAGATTAATGTCCCAGACCCCaacacaccctccctctctg CCCAGGAGCTGAGAGGTCTTGGTTATAAGAAGGGGAAGCCTCTTGGTCTGGTAGGAGTGACAGAACTATCTGAGGACCAGAAGAAACAACTCAAAGAACAACAAGAG ATGCAGGAGATGTATGATATGATCATGAAGCACAAGCGTGCAATGGCAGAGATGCAGATGATGTGGGAGAAGGCCATAAGAGAGCACCAACAAGAATatgacagtgatgaagaggtgGACCAGCAGGCAGGCACCTGGGAACACCGATTCCgaaagatggagatggagaagacCCGAG AGTGGGCAGAATCTCTGACAGAAATGGGTAAAGGGAAACATTTTATTGGTGACTTCCTGCCcccagaggagctggaaaagttCATGGAGACcttcaaggcactcaag GAGGGCCGGGACCCAGACTACTCAGAGTACAAAGAGTTTAAGTTGACGGTGGAGAACCTTGGTTTCCGAATGCTTATGAAGATGGGCTGGAAGGAAGGGGAAGGCCTTGGCAGTGAAGGACAGGGCATCAAGGCTCCCGTCAACAA GGGAGTTACCGCTGTGAACGGAGGAGGGTTTGGAGTCGACCGTCCAGCCGAGCTCacaaaaaatgatgatgaatatgACGCTTTTAGAAAAAGGATGATGCTTGCTTACCGCTTCAGGCCCAACCCACTG AATAATCCACGGAGGCCATATTACTGA
- the sugp1 gene encoding SURP and G-patch domain-containing protein 1 isoform X1 gives MESSDAGRGGWKSKLVQPQKNKTNMNILRQEKLIAQKKKEIEARMAEQAKNHVQPTSKPLPPSSPSLQGSSSNKFANDGSFLQQFMKMQKDKPNNMSGSSRDTKTPSTPTSSPGGSAQQKKSILVGKRPGLGVSSMLSQFKSYAQSKKNPVLNQRPSVFCSPDDEDEEDEADYSKFLDMKACLVSPPEDTDTRLIIDKMASFVAEGGPELERKAREDYKDNPVFSFLYDKSSMEYLYFKNRVAKMRKDLLRPENASDNVSPPVDVETQLMAEKLARFVAEGGPDMEAIAAERNRDNPAFSFLCDHQNPAHRFYKERLREYRAAASRSSSPPAAESRTDLQRPAAPPLAGFSAPLNLTSVPHVQEAETPPVKRKRKSRWGSEDDKVELPIPPIIVPQEINVPDPNTPSLSAQELRGLGYKKGKPLGLVGVTELSEDQKKQLKEQQEMQEMYDMIMKHKRAMAEMQMMWEKAIREHQQEYDSDEEVDQQAGTWEHRFRKMEMEKTREWAESLTEMGKGKHFIGDFLPPEELEKFMETFKALKEGRDPDYSEYKEFKLTVENLGFRMLMKMGWKEGEGLGSEGQGIKAPVNKGVTAVNGGGFGVDRPAELTKNDDEYDAFRKRMMLAYRFRPNPLNNPRRPYY, from the exons ATGGAGTCCAGCGATGCAG ggagaggaggatggaagTCAAAGCTTGTCCagccacagaaaaacaagacaaacatgaaTATTCTCCGTCAAGAGAAACTGATAGctcagaaaaagaaggagaTTGAGGCCAGGATGGCAGAGCAAGCAAAAAATCATGTGCAACCCACAAGCAAACCCCTGCCTCCAAG TTCTCCCAGTCTTCAAGGATCTTCCTCAAACAAATTTGCGAATGATGGAAGCTTCTTACAGCAGTTCATGAAGATGCAAAAAGATAAACCCAACAATATGTCTG GTTCAAGTAGGGATACCAAAACTCCCTCAACCCCAACTTCATCACCAGGAGGAAGCGCACAGCAAAAAAAGAGCATCCTTGTTGGCAAACGGCCTGGCCTTGGAGTCAGTAGCATGCTTAGTCAGTTCAAGAGCTACGCACAGTCCAAGAAGAATCCAGTTCTCAACCAGAGGCCAAGTGTATTTTGTTCTCcggatgatgaagatgaggaagacGAGGCTGATTACTCCAAATTCTTAGATATGAAAG CCTGCTTAGTCTCTCCCCCAGAGGATACAGACACCAGACTCATTATTGACAAGATGGCCTCCTTTGTGGCGGAGGGAGGACCTGAGCTAGAGAGAAAGGCCAGGGAAGACTACAAGGACAATCCTGTTTTTTC ATTTTTATATGATAAGAGCAGCATGGAGTATCTCTACTTCAAAAACAGAGTTGCAAAAATGAGAAAGGATTTACTGAGACCTGAGAATGCATCTGATAATG TCTCCCCCCCAGTGGACGTGGAAACCCAGCTGATGGCTGAGAAGCTGGCCCGGTTTGTGGCGGAGGGTGGACCCGACATGGAAGCCATCGCTGCTGAGCGCAACCGAGACAATCCTGCCTTCAG CTTTTTATGTGACCACCAAAATCCAGCCCACCGCTTCTACAAAGAGAGATTACGGGAGTATCGTGCCGCAGCCTCTCGGAGCTCATCACCTCCGGCAGCAGAGTCGAGGACAGACCTTCAGCGACCAGCTGCACCGCCGTTAGCAGGATTCTCTGCACCGCTGAACCTTACTTCTGTCCCCCACGTTCAGGAGGCAGAAACTCCACCTGTCAAacggaagaggaagagcagatgGGGGTCTGAGGATGACAAAGTCGAGTTGCCCATTCCTCCCATCATCGTTCCTCAGGAGATTAATGTCCCAGACCCCaacacaccctccctctctg CCCAGGAGCTGAGAGGTCTTGGTTATAAGAAGGGGAAGCCTCTTGGTCTGGTAGGAGTGACAGAACTATCTGAGGACCAGAAGAAACAACTCAAAGAACAACAAGAG ATGCAGGAGATGTATGATATGATCATGAAGCACAAGCGTGCAATGGCAGAGATGCAGATGATGTGGGAGAAGGCCATAAGAGAGCACCAACAAGAATatgacagtgatgaagaggtgGACCAGCAGGCAGGCACCTGGGAACACCGATTCCgaaagatggagatggagaagacCCGAG AGTGGGCAGAATCTCTGACAGAAATGGGTAAAGGGAAACATTTTATTGGTGACTTCCTGCCcccagaggagctggaaaagttCATGGAGACcttcaaggcactcaag GAGGGCCGGGACCCAGACTACTCAGAGTACAAAGAGTTTAAGTTGACGGTGGAGAACCTTGGTTTCCGAATGCTTATGAAGATGGGCTGGAAGGAAGGGGAAGGCCTTGGCAGTGAAGGACAGGGCATCAAGGCTCCCGTCAACAA GGGAGTTACCGCTGTGAACGGAGGAGGGTTTGGAGTCGACCGTCCAGCCGAGCTCacaaaaaatgatgatgaatatgACGCTTTTAGAAAAAGGATGATGCTTGCTTACCGCTTCAGGCCCAACCCACTG AATAATCCACGGAGGCCATATTACTGA
- the rnf126 gene encoding E3 ubiquitin-protein ligase RNF126, which yields MAEAPPRPCRFFCHRCSAEISPRLPDYTCPRCESGFIEELPEERSTENGSASTSSTSDQSRPAFENMDHQHLFTFPSGYGPFALGIFDENFDLRTRLPTEDNRETENRREREMASRQRYSARQPRGRHVPRRQGTRHEGVPTLEGIIQQLVNGIIAPTAMPNIGMGPWGMLHSNPMDYAWGANGLDAIITQLLNQFENTGPPPADRERIKSLPTISITEEHVGAGLECPVCKEDYSVEENVRQLPCNHLFHNDCIVPWLEQHDTCPVCRKSLSGQNTATDPPGLSGMNFSPSSSSSSSPSSPSNENAASNS from the exons ATGGCTGAAGCTCCCCCACGGCCCTGCCGGTTTTTTTGTCACCGGTGTTCAGCAGAGATTAGTCCGCGTTTACCG GACTACACCTGCCCTCGCTGTGAATCTGGCTTTATCGAGGAACTACCCGAGGAGAGAAG taCTGAAAATGGGTCCGCATCCACGTCCTCCACCAGTGATCAGAGCCGCCCAGCTTTTGAG AACATGGATCACCAACATTTGTTCACTTTTCCCTCCGGGTACGGTCCGTTCGCCCTTGGGATTTTTGATGAAAACTTCGACCTTCGAACGCGACTACCCACAGAGGACAACcgagagactgaaaacaggagagaaagggaaatgGCATCACGGCAACGATACAGTGCGCGGCAACCACGGGGGCGACATGTTCCTCGACGTCAGGGTACGCGCCATGAAGGAGTGCCCACATTAGAGGG AATTATCCAGCAGCTAGTAAACGGAATCATAGCACCTACAGCCATGCCAAATATCGGGATGGGACCATG GGGTATGCTTCATTCCAATCCAATGGACTACGCCTGGGGCGCTAATGGTCTTGATGCTATCATTACACAG ttgtTGAACCAGTTTGAAAACACAGGTCCCCcgcctgcagacagagaaaggatAAAGAGTTTACCCACCATCTCCATTACAGAGGAACATGTTG GTGCTGGTTTAGAGTGCCCTGTGTGCAAAGAAGACTACAGCGTTGAGGAGAATGTTAGACAACTGCCATGCAATCATTTGTTTCACAATGACTGTATAGTACCATGGCTGGAACAG CATGACACGTGTCCTGTGTGCAGGAAGAGCCTTAGCGGACAGAACACAGCCACAGACCCACCGGGGTTATCAGGAATGaacttctctccctcctcctcatcctcttcttccccCAGCTCACCTAGCAATGAGAATGCTGCCAGCAACTCATAG